From a single Bdellovibrionota bacterium genomic region:
- the tkt gene encoding transketolase, translating to MTTETDPIRLSINTIRMLAVDAVEKANAGHPGMPMGAADYACLLWLKYLRYNPSHPNWPNRDRFVLSAGHGSMLLYALLHLSGYDLPLDEIKNFRQWGSRTPGHPEYGRTPGVEATTGPLGQGFADGVGMAIAAKMMAQRFNRPDFAPVDHHVYAIVSDGDLMEGISSEAASLAGHLKLGNLIYIYDDNQISIDGETKITFTEDVAKRFEGYGWHTERIDGHNHAQIQKAIENARAETARPSLVLARTHIAHGAPSKQDSSESHGAPLGAAEVKATKEALGWPLEPKFLVPDSVRKLFADRAATLEKEFRAWSDGLARWRKNHSDLSTLWDQHWERSVPKDLFTNLCSNPPKMPNATRSISGELQQRVAQAVPSLIGGSADLETSTKTRILGAPSIQPENFAGRNIAFGVREHAMGGILNGCALYGSFIPLGSTFLIFSDYMRPAIRVAALSRLQVIFVFTHDSVFLGEDGPTHQPIEHLASLRLIPNLTLVRPADPLECAAAWQIALSRKNGPTAICLTRQKVPAIERDASVSTQDILKGGYVATEAKKGSPDAVLLATGSELHLALAARKELLTQGIDVRVVSMPCVELFAQQSDGYREKVLPKDIPAAVVEASRGDLWYKWIGVRGLVIGIDHFGESAPDHVLAEKFGFTTSNVTKQVSEWLRNRSA from the coding sequence GTGACGACCGAGACTGATCCGATTCGCCTTTCCATAAATACAATCAGGATGTTAGCGGTGGACGCCGTGGAGAAAGCAAATGCAGGCCACCCAGGGATGCCCATGGGAGCTGCGGATTATGCGTGCCTCCTCTGGCTGAAATACCTTCGGTACAATCCATCCCACCCGAACTGGCCGAACCGCGATCGGTTCGTTCTTTCGGCCGGTCACGGATCGATGCTCCTCTACGCCTTACTTCACCTGTCCGGCTACGACCTCCCTCTCGACGAAATCAAGAATTTCCGTCAGTGGGGAAGCCGAACGCCCGGCCACCCGGAATACGGTCGAACCCCCGGCGTCGAGGCGACAACCGGGCCGCTCGGCCAGGGCTTTGCCGACGGAGTCGGAATGGCCATCGCTGCCAAAATGATGGCGCAACGGTTCAACCGCCCCGATTTCGCACCCGTGGACCACCACGTTTACGCCATCGTCAGCGACGGCGATCTCATGGAAGGGATTTCGAGTGAAGCCGCATCCCTCGCCGGACATCTAAAGCTGGGGAACCTCATCTATATTTATGACGACAATCAGATTTCGATCGACGGCGAAACCAAGATCACGTTCACCGAAGATGTTGCGAAGAGATTTGAAGGATACGGCTGGCATACGGAGCGGATCGACGGACACAACCATGCCCAAATTCAAAAGGCCATTGAAAATGCTCGCGCAGAAACCGCCCGCCCATCCCTGGTTCTCGCCCGCACACACATCGCCCATGGAGCGCCGAGCAAACAGGACAGTTCGGAATCCCACGGAGCCCCTCTGGGAGCCGCGGAGGTTAAAGCCACAAAGGAGGCGCTCGGCTGGCCTCTGGAACCGAAGTTTTTGGTCCCGGATTCCGTCCGTAAGCTGTTTGCCGACCGCGCGGCGACGCTGGAAAAAGAATTTCGAGCATGGAGTGACGGCCTGGCCCGCTGGAGAAAGAATCATTCCGACCTCTCCACGCTGTGGGATCAACATTGGGAACGCTCGGTTCCGAAGGATCTCTTCACCAATCTCTGTTCAAACCCGCCGAAAATGCCTAACGCCACGCGATCGATATCCGGCGAGCTGCAGCAGCGAGTTGCACAGGCAGTCCCCTCGCTGATCGGCGGTTCCGCTGACCTCGAAACTTCGACGAAAACCCGCATCTTGGGGGCACCGTCCATTCAACCGGAGAATTTCGCGGGACGGAATATCGCGTTCGGCGTTCGAGAACATGCCATGGGCGGTATCCTCAACGGTTGCGCGCTATACGGGAGTTTCATACCGCTCGGCTCGACGTTTCTGATTTTTTCGGACTATATGCGCCCTGCGATCCGGGTCGCCGCATTGAGCCGGCTTCAAGTTATTTTCGTGTTTACGCATGACTCGGTCTTTTTGGGTGAAGACGGCCCCACACATCAGCCAATCGAGCACCTGGCTTCTCTTCGACTGATTCCCAATCTAACTCTCGTGCGCCCCGCGGATCCCCTAGAATGTGCGGCGGCCTGGCAGATCGCGCTGTCCAGGAAAAATGGACCGACCGCCATCTGTCTGACACGCCAGAAAGTGCCGGCCATTGAACGGGATGCCAGCGTCTCCACACAAGACATACTGAAGGGCGGTTATGTCGCGACCGAAGCGAAAAAGGGGTCCCCCGACGCCGTCCTTCTCGCCACCGGATCCGAACTCCACCTGGCGCTGGCCGCTCGCAAGGAACTATTGACCCAAGGAATAGACGTCCGGGTCGTGTCGATGCCGTGCGTGGAACTCTTCGCTCAGCAGAGTGACGGATACCGAGAAAAGGTATTGCCCAAGGATATTCCCGCCGCGGTTGTCGAAGCCTCGCGAGGCGACCTCTGGTACAAGTGGATCGGAGTTCGCGGGCTGGTGATCGGAATCGACCACTTCGGTGAATCGGCCCCCGATCACGTCCTGGCGGAAAAGTTCGGATTTACGACTTCAAACGTGACGAAGCAAGTGAGCGAATGGCTTCGAAATCGTTCGGCGTAA
- a CDS encoding tetratricopeptide repeat protein: MLALLALTAGVYFSTLNAPFVYDDYFHIVANTGIHTLTNLRALFHSGFQETRPIFVLSLALNYFAGGSAPLVYHVTNLVIHLANGLLFLAVLMLVESFFPERRNGKIRWVPIGAASIFLLHPLQTESVIYINSRSGLLMTSFVLACVATFLEFRRSPSIQRSILFYGASLLFEICALLSKENAVVLPVLLLGADFFLCPRRTKSSVRSDFKIHAPFWFALAVIPTLYMFFETPHYRTIGLEVMSPRHHFLTQAGVWVRFLEMYLVPIGQNIDHDFEITTSLFDPRFLFSFGLLGLLFGAAVKYYRKLPLFTLGLAWFAVTLSPTNSIVPFRDFMAERHLYLPLAGLSLATVVLIEQLGKRAVGIAAIAWIILLTGMTYARNQVWNSEVSLWQDSVGKSPQKPRPYLNLGAALADEGRYTEAEVALRHALTLNPTYPEALFNLGFVLRKSEREREAQESLRRLLLLEPHHVDGRTLLAKSLAKDGRLDDAVQLLRDGYIYPGAFPKCALLAAQLEIQAGRSKAAEKTLKDALRRAPAIPPLYMALGRLYWNEGKKPQALSAFHEALSLSGTPAAELERASHELASLVDQEE, encoded by the coding sequence TTGTTGGCTCTCCTGGCCCTGACTGCCGGCGTCTATTTCAGCACGCTTAACGCGCCGTTCGTGTACGACGATTATTTTCATATTGTCGCGAACACCGGCATCCACACGCTGACGAACCTCCGCGCACTTTTCCATTCCGGCTTTCAGGAAACCAGGCCGATCTTCGTCCTGTCGCTGGCCCTCAACTATTTTGCCGGAGGGAGCGCACCGTTGGTTTACCACGTCACGAATCTCGTGATTCATTTGGCAAACGGCCTTCTATTTCTGGCCGTCCTGATGCTCGTCGAGAGTTTCTTTCCGGAACGCAGAAACGGGAAAATCCGGTGGGTTCCTATCGGCGCCGCGTCGATCTTCCTCTTGCATCCTTTACAGACCGAATCGGTAATCTATATCAACAGTCGTTCCGGACTCCTCATGACCTCTTTCGTCCTGGCGTGCGTCGCCACGTTCCTTGAGTTCCGACGATCGCCTTCAATTCAGAGATCGATTCTCTTTTACGGTGCGTCCCTCCTGTTTGAAATTTGTGCTCTCCTTTCCAAAGAAAATGCCGTTGTCCTTCCGGTCCTCCTGCTTGGAGCGGATTTCTTCCTCTGTCCGCGACGAACAAAATCGTCGGTGCGGTCTGACTTTAAGATTCATGCACCGTTCTGGTTCGCATTGGCGGTAATTCCAACTCTCTACATGTTTTTTGAAACGCCTCATTATCGAACCATCGGACTCGAGGTGATGAGTCCGCGGCACCACTTCCTTACACAAGCGGGTGTTTGGGTCCGTTTTCTTGAAATGTATTTGGTGCCGATCGGTCAAAACATCGATCACGACTTTGAAATCACGACGAGTCTTTTCGATCCTCGTTTCCTGTTTTCGTTCGGCCTCCTCGGCCTGCTCTTTGGTGCGGCCGTCAAGTACTACCGGAAGCTTCCCCTTTTTACATTAGGCCTGGCTTGGTTTGCCGTTACGTTGTCGCCAACCAATTCAATTGTGCCGTTCCGCGACTTTATGGCGGAGCGACATCTCTATCTTCCGTTGGCCGGCCTCTCGTTGGCGACGGTCGTCCTGATCGAACAGCTCGGCAAAAGAGCCGTCGGCATTGCGGCAATTGCTTGGATCATCCTCTTGACAGGAATGACGTATGCCCGAAACCAGGTATGGAATAGTGAAGTGTCGTTGTGGCAGGATTCCGTCGGAAAATCCCCGCAGAAACCTCGCCCGTACCTCAACCTTGGCGCCGCCCTCGCTGACGAAGGACGTTACACAGAAGCGGAAGTCGCCCTGCGCCATGCCCTCACACTAAATCCGACTTATCCCGAAGCACTGTTTAATCTCGGATTCGTATTGAGAAAGTCGGAAAGGGAGAGGGAAGCTCAAGAAAGTTTACGCCGACTGCTGCTTCTCGAACCGCATCATGTCGACGGGCGAACCCTGTTGGCCAAATCGTTGGCCAAAGACGGGCGCTTGGACGATGCGGTTCAGCTCCTGCGGGACGGCTACATCTATCCAGGCGCATTTCCAAAGTGTGCGCTTCTGGCCGCTCAACTGGAGATCCAAGCGGGCCGTTCGAAAGCGGCTGAAAAGACGTTAAAGGACGCCCTCCGACGCGCTCCCGCCATACCTCCTCTTTACATGGCGTTGGGGCGCCTCTACTGGAATGAGGGAAAGAAACCGCAAGCCTTAAGCGCTTTTCACGAAGCCCTGTCCTTGTCGGGAACCCCGGCTGCAGAATTGGAACGGGCGAGCCATGAGCTCGCCTCGCTCGTGGATCAAGAAGAATAG